DNA from Paraburkholderia sp. ZP32-5:
GCGCCGCGCACGCCGGGCGCGCCCGGCAAGCAGGCAAGTTCAGTGCAGGGTGGGTTTTGAGTTGTCTTCTTCGTCTTCGTCCTCGTCGTCGTCGAGGACCTCAAGGCCATCCGCGCCGTGCGCGTGCTCGTGTTCGATTTCGTCTTCAGTAGCCGGACGCACGTCTTTCACCGTCAACGCAAAACGCAGCGCCATGCCGGCGAGCGGATGATTGCCGTCGAGCACGACTTTGTCTTCCGCGACGTCGGTCACCACATAAACCAGCGCGTCGATTTCCTCGTCGCCATCTTCGGGCGTACCTTCGAACTGCATGCCGACTTCAAGCGGTTCCGGAAAACGATCGCGCGGCTCGATCTTCACGAGTTCGGGATCGTACTCGCCGAACGCGTCCTGCGGCTCAAGCTGGATCTGGGTCTCGAAGCCCGTCTCATGGCCGTCGAGCTCTTCCTCGATCTTGGGGAACGTGCCATCATAGCCGCCGTGCAGATAGACCATCGGCTCGTCGCTTTCCTCAATCAGATTGCCCTGCGCATCCGACAGCTTGTAAGCGACCGACACGACGGTGTTCTTTGCGATTTTCATTCGATTCTCCAGAATACAACTCACATTATACGATGCCCAGGCGGCCCAACCACCACTCGGCCGAGGCAGCTTCGACACCTAATTCGTCGCCTGCTTCAGAGCCAGCTACCCAGCCCATTCTTCCGCCCGCGCCCGACGTTCCCACCGCATTGCTCGGCAATCTGAGCCCATCGCAATTCATGCGCCGGTACTGGCAGAAAAAGCCTTTGCTGATCCGTCAGGCGATCCCGAACATCGTGCCGCCGCTGTCGCGCGACGAACTCTTCGAGCTTGCGGACCAGGAAGAAGTCGAAGCGCGTCTGATCACCCACTTCCGCAACAAATGGCAGCTGGAACACGGCCCGTTCGCGCCCGACGAACTGCCATCGGCGAAGCAACGCGGCTGGACGCTGCTCGTCCAGGGTGTCGATCTGCACGACGACCGCGCGCGGGCATTGCTCGATCGCTTCCGCTTCGTGCCCGACGCACGTCTGGACGATCTGATGATCTCGTACGCGAGTGACACAGGTGGTGTCGGCGCGCATTTCGATTCCTACGATGTGTTTCTTTTGCAAGTAAAAGGCAAGCGCCGCTGGCGCATCAGCGCGCAGAAGGACCTGACGTTGCAGGCGGGCTTGCCATTGAAAGTTTTACAGAACTTCGAGCCTGAACAGGAGTGGGTGCTGGAGCCGGGCGACATGCTGTATCTGCCGCCGCACATCGCGCACGACGGTATCGCCGAGGGCGAGTGCATGACCTGCTCGATCGGCTTTCGCGCGCCATCGGAAAGCGAGCTG
Protein-coding regions in this window:
- a CDS encoding FKBP-type peptidyl-prolyl cis-trans isomerase, whose product is MKIAKNTVVSVAYKLSDAQGNLIEESDEPMVYLHGGYDGTFPKIEEELDGHETGFETQIQLEPQDAFGEYDPELVKIEPRDRFPEPLEVGMQFEGTPEDGDEEIDALVYVVTDVAEDKVVLDGNHPLAGMALRFALTVKDVRPATEDEIEHEHAHGADGLEVLDDDEDEDEEDNSKPTLH
- a CDS encoding cupin domain-containing protein codes for the protein MPRRPNHHSAEAASTPNSSPASEPATQPILPPAPDVPTALLGNLSPSQFMRRYWQKKPLLIRQAIPNIVPPLSRDELFELADQEEVEARLITHFRNKWQLEHGPFAPDELPSAKQRGWTLLVQGVDLHDDRARALLDRFRFVPDARLDDLMISYASDTGGVGAHFDSYDVFLLQVKGKRRWRISAQKDLTLQAGLPLKVLQNFEPEQEWVLEPGDMLYLPPHIAHDGIAEGECMTCSIGFRAPSESELTAQFLYHLAERGEAAGKTGALYRDPRQSAVERPAELPAALVERVGAILARVRWNEQDIASFLGTYLSEPKPSVVFDPPQRPLNEARFIAAASKQGLRLDRKTNLLYERRFFFVNGEEIAWGGAKKWLFDLANHRSMSAKRFVTLSHDSPVTALLHEWYCAGWIQVGELA